Proteins from a genomic interval of Rattus norvegicus strain BN/NHsdMcwi chromosome 2, GRCr8, whole genome shotgun sequence:
- the Fcrl2 gene encoding Fc receptor-like 2 precursor: protein MLLYSLLLVFAPVGVQSDWLSISVPQHAYEGDQVVIRCTGQNNGDIKRVKYFKNSHHIATYSGSSSYTIDNAGLGDSGYYFCKADRKLFLFIDTTEETGSKWLNVQELFPTPGLTASLLQPIEGSSVTLSCNTRLPSDRATTQLRYSFFKNGHTLQSGWTSPKFTISAISKEDSGNYWCEAMTASRSVSKQSYRSYIDVERIPVSQVSMEIQPSRGWGVEGEPLGLEGEPLVLVCSVAKGTGLIMFSWHRQDTKESVGSKSQRSQRVELEIPVIRESHAGGYYCTADNNYGLVQSAVVNITVKVPVLQPLFSISVPGVLPFIGDVAELHCEDKRASPPVLYRFYHENITLANTSAPFGGKASFKLSLTAGHSGNYSCEADNGWGTKRSEVVTLNVTEPPPKVRLVNGPHHCEGRVEVEQDGHWGTVCDDGWDMKDVAVVCRELGCGAARHTPIAALYPPVVDEALPVLIQVALCNGTEQTLAECDQVEAFDCGHDEDAGAVCEVIPRTF from the exons ATGTTGCTGTACTCGCTGCTTCTGGTATTTG CTCCTGTCGGAGTCCAGTCGG ACTGGTTGAGCATCAGCGTTCCACAGCATGCTTATGAAGGAGACCAAGTAGTTATAAGGTGCACGGGGCAAAACAATGGTGACATAAAGAGAGTGAAGTACttcaagaatagccatcacataGCAACTTACAGCGGTTCTTCGAGCTACACCATTGACAATGCAGGACTTGGTGACAGTGGCTACTATTTCTGTAAGGCAGATAGGAAATTGTTCCTATTTATAGACACAACAGAAGAAACAGGATCCAAGTGGCTTAATGTCCAAG AGCTGTTTCCAACACCTGGGCTGACTGCCAGCCTCCTGCAGCCCATAGAGGGGAGTTCAGTGACCCTGTCCTGCAACACCAGGCTCCCTTCAGACAGGGCAACGACCCAGTTACGCTATTCCTTCTTCAAAAATGGCCACACTTTGCAATCGGGCTGGACCTCACCGAAATTTACAATCTCAGCAATATCGAAGGAAGACTCAGGAAATTACTGGTGTGAAGCAATGACCGCCTCTCGCAGTGTCTCAAAGCAGAGTTACCGGTCCTATATAGATGTGGAGA GGATCCCTGTATCTCAAGTCTCCATGGAGATCCAGccttcaaggggctggggagtTGAAGGGGAGCCACTGGGCCTTGAAGGGGAGCCACTGGTCCTTGTTTGTTCTGTGGCTAAAGGCACGGGGCTAATCATGTTCTCCTGGCACAGGCAGGACACGAAGGAAAGTGTGGGAAGTAAAAGTCAGCGCTCCCAGAGAGTGGAGCTAGAGATCCCTGTTATCAGGGAAAGCCATGCTGGAGGATACTACTGCACTGCAGACAACAACTACGGCCTTGTCCAGAGCGCAGTAGTGAACATCACCGTGAAAG TTCCAGTGTTGCAGCCTCTCTTCTCCATCAGCGTTCCTGGGGTCCTACCCTTCATCGGGGATGTGGCCGAGCTTCACTGTGAAGACAAGAGAGCGTCTCCTCCCGTTCTGTACCGGTTTTATCACGAAAATATCACTCTGGCAAACACCTCGGCACCTTTTGGAGGAAAAGCATCCTTTAAGCTCTCTCTGACTGCAGGGCATTCTGGGAACTACTCCTGTGAGGCTGACAATGGCTGGGGGACCAAGCGCAGTGAGGTGGTAACGCTAAATGTCACAG AGCCCCCGCCCAAAGTGCGTTTGGTGAATGGTCCCCACCACTGTGAAGGACGCGTAGAAGTGGAACAGGACGGTCACTGGGGCACTGTTTGTGACGATGGCTGGGACATGAAGGACGTGGCTGTGGTGTGCCGAGAGTTGGGCTGTGGAGCAGCCCGGCACACACCAATCGCCGCACTGTATCCTCCAGTAGTTGACGAAGCTCTGCCTGTGCTCATTCAGGTAGCCCTGTGCAACGGCACAGAACAGACCCTGGCTGAATGTGACCAGGTCGAGGCCTTTGATTGTGGGCATGACGAGGATGCTGGAGCTGTGTGTGAAG TCATACCCAGAACTTTCTGA